Proteins encoded together in one Osmerus eperlanus chromosome 20, fOsmEpe2.1, whole genome shotgun sequence window:
- the si:ch211-57n23.4 gene encoding immunoglobulin superfamily DCC subclass member 3 → VALSPAVCGASELAFLLEPSDVIAVRDRPLMLDCQVEGDGPISVTWRRNGAPVVTGQRVWVLPNGTLFIQSFLKRRDTNETDSGEYDCAAQNRFGMLVSRKARVQLASLPKFHTHPESMSVDEGGVARFQCQVNGVPEASITWERDRTLLSTSDNRYTLLPMGILQITGVRRIDAGVYRCMASNMANTRNSHEATLNVTGGASRLYKEPAILSGPQNLTLTVHQTAILECIATGNPRPIVSWSRLDGRSIGVEGIQVLGTGNLMISDVSLQHSGVYVCAANRPGTRMRRTALGRLVVQAPPEFLQWPQSVSKPAGGSAVFTCVAQGVPEPHLIWLKNGKILMPGDNVKLTNNNSTLAVTRITSEDEAIYQCIAENSAGTNQASARLAMSLAKDLPDSPQGLTATALSNTALQLAWTQPPIEVTDGIIGYVLHIRKIGEPDSRELQEAVSKTTFQHDFTTLDPGTTYSVYLKAYSPLGASKQSSTVVATTLGGVPTPPTFFTKVMNSTSVQVLWELPSKAGRAEGFRLSYRRVPHADFQGPIQLPCHVNAHTISHLDAGAVYEVKLVAYNGNGESDCSKRLVSLGGDGTSAKNSAGGESPCNCRDGDGSLGSIVIGVHIGMACIIFCVLFLMFGYRRSLFCSKGTQDSWSVPRADDRGHVGHNGVPKEGITRPREDIELVPPCPVPVVTTASAQGAHLDDCHGECNHGSA, encoded by the exons GTGGCCCTCTCTCCAGCTGTGTGTGGGGCCTCAGAGCTGGCTTTCCTACTGGAGCCCAGCGACGTCATCGCGGTACGAGACCGGCCGCTGATGCTGGACTGCCAGGTGGAAGGCGACGGGCCCATCTCGGTCACGTGGCGCAGGAACGGTGCGCCCGTGGTCACAGGGCAGCGTGTGTGGGTGCTGCCCAACGGGACCCTCTTCATCCAGAGCTTCCTGAAGCGACGGGACACCAACGAGACGGACTCAGGAGAGTACGACTGTGCTGCCCAGAACCGCTTTGGCATGCTGGTCAGCCGCAAGGCTCGAGTCCAGCTGGCAT CTCTGCCTAagttccacacacacccagagtccaTGTCTGTGGACGAGGGCGGAGTGGCTCGCTTCCAGTGCCAGGTCAATGGTGTCCCTGAGGCCAGCATCACCTGGGAGAGGGACAGAACCCTGCTGAGCACATCCgacaacag gTACACTCTCCTCCCCATGGGGATACTGCAGATCACGGGAGTGAGGAGGATAGATGCTGGGGTGTATCGCTGCATGGCCTCCAACATGGCCAACACACGCAACAGCCACGAGGCCACTCTCAATGTGACAG GAGGGGCTTCCCGGCTCTACAAGGAGCCTGCGATCCTGTCTGGCCCTCAGAACCTCACCCTTACGGTTCACCAGACGGCCATCTTGGAGTGTATCGCCACGGGAAACCCCAGACCCATCGTGTCCTGGAGCAGGCTGG acGGGCGCTCCATCGGGGTGGAGGGCATCCAGGTGCTGGGCACGGGCAACCTGATGATTTCAGACGTGTCGCTGCAGCACTCcggggtgtacgtgtgtgccgCCAACCGTCCGGGCACCAGGATGAGGCGTACCGCGCTGGGCAGACTGGTGGTTCAAG ctcccccagaGTTCCTGCAGTGGCCGCAGTCTGTCTCTaaaccagcagggggcagtgctgtgtttacctgtgtggcCCAGGGGGTGCCTGAACCTCACTTAATCTGGCTGAAGAATGGCAAGATTCTAATGCCTGGAGACAACGTCAAGCTCACCAACAATAACAG CACCCTCGCTGTAACCCGCATCACCTCAGAAGATGAAGCCATCTACCAGTGCATCGCTGAGAACAGCGCCGGTACCAACCAAGCCAGTGCCCGCTTGGCCATGTCACTGGCTAAAGACCTGCCGGACTCGCCTCAGGGCCTGACCGCCACCGCCCTCTCCAACACTGCCCTGCAGCTTGCCTGGACCCAACCCCCCATAGAGGTCACCGATGGCATCATCGGCTATGTGCTCCACATCCGCAAAATTGGCG AGCCAGACAGCAGAGAGCTGCAGGAAGCCGTCAGTAAAACCACCTTCCAACACGACTTCACCACCCTAGATCCGGGCACCACTTATTCTGTCTACCTCAAGGCCTATTCTCCACTCGGCGCCAGCAAGCAATCCAGCACTGTTGTTGCCACAACACTAGGGGGCG TGCCCACTCCCCCTACCTTCTTCACCAAGGTGATGAACTCCACTTCAGTGCAAGTGCTGTGGGAGCTTCCCAGTAAGgctggcagggcagagggcttCAGGCTGTCTTACCGCAGGGTTCCCCACGCTGACTTTCAGGGACCAATTCAATTGCCTTGCCACGTTAATGCCCACACCATCTCCCaccttg ATGCTGGTGCCGTGTATGAAGTCAAACTGGTGGCTTACAATGGAAATGGCGAGAGTGACTGCTCCAAGAGACTGGTGTCACTGGGAGGAGACGGCACCAGCGCCAAAAACAGTG CAGGTGGCGAGTCGCCCTGTAACTGCAGGGACGGCGACGGCTCCCTGGGGAGCATCGTGATCGGCGTCCACATCGGCATGGCCTGCATCATCTTCTGCGTCCTCTTCCTCATGTTCGGATACCGTCGCAG CCTGTTCTGCAGTAAAGGGACTCAGGACAGCTGGTCTGTGCCCAGGGCGGATGACAGGGGACATGTGGGCCACAACGGTGTTCCCAAGGAGGGCATCACTCGCCCCAGGGAAGACATTGAATTAGTGCCTCCG TGTCCTGTGCCGGTCGTCACCACCGCCAGCGCTCAGGGTGCCCACCTGGACGACTGCCATGGAGAGTGTAACCATGGCAGTGCCTGA
- the LOC134040839 gene encoding gonadotropin-releasing hormone II receptor-like, with protein MEGNVSIMWANPTSPPENNTFLGSFSNSSSIPPPLDWEAPTFTVAAQFRVAATLVLFVFAAISNLSVLISVTCGRGRRLAAHLRPLIGSLASADLVMTFVVMPLDAIWNITVQWYAGDVMCKLMCFLKLFAMHSATFILVVVSLDRHHAILHPLDALDSGRRNKRMLLVAWVLSLLLASPQLFIFRAIKAEGVDFTQCVTHGSFQHRWQETAYNMFHFVTLYVFPLLVMSFCYTHILIEINRQMLKSKGGESCLRRSGTDMIPKARMKTLKMTIVIVASFVVCWTPYYLLGIWYWFQPRILRNMPEYVHHILFVFGNLNTCCDPVIYGFYTPSFRADLADVVACCYGRQHDNASPRSMDHLSGRRGRPSAEAESSDNPSGDHPSGNLG; from the exons ATGGAGGGAAATGTGTCTATTATGTGGGCGAACCCCACATCCCCACCAGAAAACAACACCTTCCTGGGGTCCTTTAGtaactcctcctccatcccacctCCTCTGGACTGGGAGGCCCCCACCTTCACGGTCGCGGCCCAGTTCCGGGTCGCGGCCACCCTGGTGCTGTTTGTCTTCGCTGCCATCAGCAACCTCTCCGTGCTCATCAGCGTCACCTGCGGGAGAGGGCGCCGTCTCGCGGCCCACCTTCGGCCGCTGATTGGCAGCCTGGCCTCGGCCGACCTGGTGATGACCTTTGTGGTGATGCCCCTGGACGCCATCTGGAACATCACCGTGCAGTGGTACGCCGGGGATGTCATGTGCAAGCTCATGTGTTTCCTCAAGCTCTTTGCCATGCACTCTGCTACGTTCATACTGGTGGTGGTCAGTCTGGACCGCCATCACGCCATCCTGCACCCGCTGGATGCGCTCGACTCTGGGCGCAGGAACAAGAGGATGCTGCTGGTGGCGTGGGTCCTCAGCTTACTCCTAGCCTCACCACAG CTGTTCATCTTCAGGGCTATCAAAGCTGAGGGAGTAGACTTCACTCAGTGTGTGACGCATGGAAGCTTCCAGCACCGCTGGCAGGAGACAGCCTACAACATGTTCCATTTCGTGACACTATACGTTTTCCCGCTGCTTGTCATGAGTTTCTGCTACACCCACATCCTCATCGAGATCAATCGGCAGATGCTTAAGAGCAAAG GTGGTGAATCATGCCTGAGACGAAGCGGTACAGACATGATCCCCAAGGCTCGTATGAAGACCCTGAAGATGACAATAGTGATTGTCGCCTCCTTCGTGGTGTGCTGGACACCCTACTATCTCTTGGGGATTTGGTATTGGTTCCAACCACGCATTCTCCGGAACATGCCGGAGTACGTCCACCACATTCTCTTTGTCTTCGGCAACCTCAACACGTGCTGCGACCCGGTCATCTACGGCTTCTACACGCCTTCCTTCCGGGCGGATCTGGCTGATGTGGTTGCGTGTTGCTACGGCCGCCAACATGACAACGCCTCGCCAAGGTCCATGGATCATCTCTCGGGTAGGAGGGGCAGGCCCAGTGCGGAAGCAGAATCGTCTGACAACCCCAGTGGTGACCATCCAAGTGGGAACCTAGGGTAA